ATCTTGAATTTCCAAACTACTGTTATCGAATTAACAGGAATGGAAATTGCCAATGCATCTTTACTAGACGAAGGTACTGCTGCTGCAGAAGCTATGGCTTTATTATTTGATGTTCGTACGAGAGATCAAAAGAAAAACAATACACACAAATTCTTCGTTTCTGAAGAAATTTTACCTCAGACTTTATCGGTTTTACAAACGCGTTCAACTCCAATCGGAATTGAATTGGTTGTTGGAAACCATGAAACATTTGATTTTTCAAATGAATTCTTCGGAGCGATTTTACAATATCCAGGAAAATACGGTCAAGTAAACGATTACAGTGCTTTTGTTGCTAAAGCAAAAGAAAACGAAATCAAAGTTGCCTTTGCCGCTGATATTTTATCATTAGCGACTTTAACTTCTCCAGGAGAAATGGGAGCTGCTGTAGTAGTTGGAACAACACAGCGTTTTGGTGTGCCAATCGGTTACGGTGGTCCTCACGCTGCCTATTTTGCAACTAAAGACGAATACAAACGATCTATGCCAGGTCGTATCATCGGAGTTTCGATTGATGTTAACGGAAACCGTGCTTTACGTATGGCTTTAGGAACTCGTGAGCAACACATTAAACGTGAAAAAGCGACTTCAAATATTTGTACTGCCCAGGTTTTATTGGCAGTTATGGCTGGAATGTACGCCGTTTACCATGGACCAAAAGGATTAAAATACATTGCAAACAAAGTTCACGCCTCTGCAGTTACTACTGCTGAAGCTTTAAATAAATTAGGAGTTTACCAAACCAACACGGCTTACTTTGATACTATTTTAGTAAAAGCTGATGCTCAAAAAGTAAAAGCAGCTGCGGAGAAAAACAAAGTAAACTTCTTCTACCCTGATGCTGATTCGGTTTCGATTTCATTAAACGAAACAACTTCTGTTGCAGACATCAACCAAATCGTTGCGATTTTTGCTGAAGCTTTAGGAAAAGAAACTGTTACGGTTTCTGAATTAACTTCTGCAAGCCAATTACCAGCTTCATTAGAAAGAACATCTTCTTTCTTAACGCATGATGTTTTCAACAACCATCATTCAGAAAGTCAGTTGATGCGTTACATCAAAAAATTAGAGCGTAAAGATTTATCATTGAATCACTCAATGATTTCATTAGGTTCTTGTACAATGAAATTAAACGCAGCTTCTGAAATGTTGCCTCTTTCTATGCCAAACTGGAATAGCATTCACCCATTTGCACCAGTGGAACAAGCGGAAGGTTATATTACAATGCTAAAAAAATTAGAGCAACAATTAAATGTAATTACTGGATTTGCTGGAACAACATTACAGCCAAACTCTGGAGCGCAAGGAGAATATGCAGGTTTAATGGCGATTCGTGCTTACCACATGTCAAGAAACGAAGGTCACCGTAATGTGTGTTTAATTCCTTCATCGGCTCACGGAACAAATCCTGCTTCTGCAGCGATGGCCGGAATGAAAATCATTGTTACTAAAACAACTCCGGAAGGAAATATTGACGTAGAAGATTTAAGAGAAAAAGCAATTGAACATAAAGATGATTTATCTTGTTTAATGGTTACTTATCCTTCTACTCACGGAGTTTTCGAATCTTCAATTATTGAAATCACAAAATTAATTCACGAAAACGGCGGATTAGTATATATGGACGGTGCAAACATGAACGCGCAAGTTGGATTAACAAATCCGGCTACAATTGGTGCTGACGTTTGTCACTTAAACTTACACAAAACATTTGCTATTCCTCACGGTGGTGGTGGACCTGGAGTTGGACCAATTTGTGTGAACGAAAAATTAGTTCCGTTCTTGCCAACAAACCCAATCTTAAACGTTGGTGGTGAGCAAGCAATTACAGCTATTTCATCTGCACCTTACGGATCTGCTTTAGTATGTTTAATTTCTTACGGTTACATCACTATGATGGGGGCTGAAGGACTAAAAAGCGCTACAGAACATGCTATTTTGAATGCGAACTACATGAAAGCACGTTTCGAAGGACACTACCCAATTCTTTATACTGGAGAATGTGGAAGAGCGGCTCACGAAATGATTTTAGATTGCCGTTCATTCAAAGAAAACGGAATCGAAGTTGGTGATATCGCAAAACGTTTAATGGATTATGGTTTCCACGCTCCTACAGTTTCTTTTCCAGTAGCTGGAACTTTAATGATTGAGCCAACAGAATCTGAAGATTTAGCTGAATTAGACCGTTTCTGTGATGCTCTTATCTCAATCAGAAAAGAAATTGAAGCTGCAACTGCTGATGATAAAAACAACGTATTGAAAAATGCACCTCACACATTAGCAATGTTAACTTCTGATTCTTGGGATTTTCCTTATTCAAGAGAAACAGCAGCTTACCCATTAGATTACATCGCTGACAATAAATTCTGGCCATCTGTTCGTCGTGTAGATGATGCTTATGGTGACAGAAACTTAGTTTGCAGCTGTGCTCCAATCGAAGCTTACATGGAAAGCTAAAATTTAGTTTTCTTATACATATTCAACCCCGACAGTTTTTAAAAACTTGTCGGGGTTATTTGTTGGTTTCAAGTTTCAAGTTTCAGGTTTTACGTTATGCAGGAACTTGAAACCTGAAACTTGAAACAATTAAGACAAAAATAATCTGGGCGTGCCACCATCCCGATAAAAGGGCAAACGTACTTTGCGCTTATACGCCCTTTTATCAGGATGCTGTCAGGCTATCCATGCTACTTCGGTAGCTTATTCCTATCCCTCACGCAGTCAAGTTATAAAAGAACGAATTATCTTTAAAGAAACTTAACTTTCCGGCAATGTTTTGTGAAATTATTTTGGAAAATTAAAAAACATCTTGAAAAAAAATTACTCATCATCTTAGCTTCAATCGTTTGAAATCTAGGAAAAATTAAAATATCATTAGAAAATAAACAATATATTCACTGAAAAATCGTTATTCCATAATTATATGCATGCATAATATTTTTTATGATAGTTATCATTTTTTTATTTATACATTAGCATGAAATTTATCGGATAATTTAAGGGAAATAATGAAAATAAAAATTATTGGTATTGGGAGCTATATTCCTAATCTAGAAGTAAAAAACACAGATTTTGATAAACATGTTTTTTTAAATGAGGATGGAACTCCTTTTGGTTATCCGAACGAAGTCGTTATTAAAAAGTTTAAAGGCATTACAGGAATCGAGAACCGTCGTTATGCCGAAAAAGATCAAACTGCATCTGACTTAGCATTTTTTGCAGCACAAAAAGCAATTGCCAATGCAAATATCGATGCTGAAACTTTAGATTATATTATCATCGCACATAACTTTGGCGATGTAAAAACCGGAACCACTCAATCCGATATTTTACCGAGTTTAGCAACACGTGTTAAAAATAAATTAGGAATTAAAAATCCTAAGTGTGTGGCTTACGATATTATTTTTGGATGCCCAGGATGGATTGAAGGTGTTTTACAAGCCAATGCTTTCATTAAATCCGGAATGGCAAAAAGAGTAATGGTCATTGGAGCCGAAACTTTATCAAGAGTTGTTGATGATCACGATCGCGATTCGATGATTTACTCCGATGGTGCCGGTGCTTCAATCTTGGAAGCTTCAACAGACGAAAGCGGATTATTGGCTTATGAAAGTGCTACTTTCGCAACGGATGAAGCTGGTTTCCTTTTCTTCGGAAAATCATACAACAAAGATTTAGATCCGGATACGAAATACATTAAAATGTACGGACGTAAAATTTACGAATTTGCGTTAAGCAATGTTCCGTGCGCTATGAAAAGCTGTTTGGACAATAGCGGCATTGCAATCGATGAAGTTAAAAAAATCCTTATTCATCAAGCAAACGAAAAAATGGATGAAGCCATTATCGAACGTTTCTACAAATTATACGGACAAACTCCTCCTAAAGACATTATGCCAATGAGCATACACGATTTAGGAAACAGCAGTGTTGCAACTGTTCCTACTTTGTATGATTTAATTCTGCAAGGAAAAGTGGAAGGCCACGAAATCAACAAAGGCGATGTTCTTATTTTTGCTTCAGTTGGAGCAGGAATGAATATTAATGCTTTTGTTTACCGATATTAAATAAAGCTTTATAAGTTTAAGCGAAATAATCTCGCAAAGATGCGAAGTCGCAAAGTTTTTTAAACCATATAAGTAATATAAGAATATTAAGTCTTCTCTTAATTGAACTTATATTACTTATATGGTTTATTTTTTTATCAAAACTTTGCGACTTCGCTCCTGATAGCTATCGGGATTGCGAGAAATTCATTTAAAACTTAGCACCGTAACTGAATACTAAAAACTGAACACTGAATACTTTTTTAGTATATTTGCGACCTAATTAACAATTCATGAAC
This portion of the Flavobacterium panacagri genome encodes:
- the gcvP gene encoding aminomethyl-transferring glycine dehydrogenase translates to MKTDAFALRHIGPRETDLQHMLQTIGVESIEQLVYETLPDDIRLKAPLNLDPAMTEFEFANHIRDLGKKNKTFKSYIGLGYHPTIVPAPIQRNIFENPGWYTAYTPYQAEIAQGRLEAILNFQTTVIELTGMEIANASLLDEGTAAAEAMALLFDVRTRDQKKNNTHKFFVSEEILPQTLSVLQTRSTPIGIELVVGNHETFDFSNEFFGAILQYPGKYGQVNDYSAFVAKAKENEIKVAFAADILSLATLTSPGEMGAAVVVGTTQRFGVPIGYGGPHAAYFATKDEYKRSMPGRIIGVSIDVNGNRALRMALGTREQHIKREKATSNICTAQVLLAVMAGMYAVYHGPKGLKYIANKVHASAVTTAEALNKLGVYQTNTAYFDTILVKADAQKVKAAAEKNKVNFFYPDADSVSISLNETTSVADINQIVAIFAEALGKETVTVSELTSASQLPASLERTSSFLTHDVFNNHHSESQLMRYIKKLERKDLSLNHSMISLGSCTMKLNAASEMLPLSMPNWNSIHPFAPVEQAEGYITMLKKLEQQLNVITGFAGTTLQPNSGAQGEYAGLMAIRAYHMSRNEGHRNVCLIPSSAHGTNPASAAMAGMKIIVTKTTPEGNIDVEDLREKAIEHKDDLSCLMVTYPSTHGVFESSIIEITKLIHENGGLVYMDGANMNAQVGLTNPATIGADVCHLNLHKTFAIPHGGGGPGVGPICVNEKLVPFLPTNPILNVGGEQAITAISSAPYGSALVCLISYGYITMMGAEGLKSATEHAILNANYMKARFEGHYPILYTGECGRAAHEMILDCRSFKENGIEVGDIAKRLMDYGFHAPTVSFPVAGTLMIEPTESEDLAELDRFCDALISIRKEIEAATADDKNNVLKNAPHTLAMLTSDSWDFPYSRETAAYPLDYIADNKFWPSVRRVDDAYGDRNLVCSCAPIEAYMES
- a CDS encoding 3-oxoacyl-ACP synthase III family protein; its protein translation is MKIKIIGIGSYIPNLEVKNTDFDKHVFLNEDGTPFGYPNEVVIKKFKGITGIENRRYAEKDQTASDLAFFAAQKAIANANIDAETLDYIIIAHNFGDVKTGTTQSDILPSLATRVKNKLGIKNPKCVAYDIIFGCPGWIEGVLQANAFIKSGMAKRVMVIGAETLSRVVDDHDRDSMIYSDGAGASILEASTDESGLLAYESATFATDEAGFLFFGKSYNKDLDPDTKYIKMYGRKIYEFALSNVPCAMKSCLDNSGIAIDEVKKILIHQANEKMDEAIIERFYKLYGQTPPKDIMPMSIHDLGNSSVATVPTLYDLILQGKVEGHEINKGDVLIFASVGAGMNINAFVYRY